A single window of Balaenoptera acutorostrata chromosome X, mBalAcu1.1, whole genome shotgun sequence DNA harbors:
- the DUSP9 gene encoding dual specificity protein phosphatase 9, with translation MEGLGRSCLWLRRELSPPRPRLLLLDCRSRELYESARIGGALSVALPALLLRRLRRGSLSVRALLPGPPLQPPPPAPVLLYDQGGGRHRRGEAEAEAEEWEAESVLGTLLQKLREEGYLAYYLQGGFSRFQAECPHLCETSLDSRGGPSTAPVPSPVVGLGGLCLGSDCSDAESEPDRDSMSCGLDSDGATPPPAGLLPSFPVQILPNLYLGSARDSANVESLAKLGIRYILNVTPNLPNLFEKNGDFHYKQIPISDHWSQNLSQFFPEAIAFIDEALSQNCGVLVHCLAGVSRSVTVTVAYLMQKLHLSLNDAYDLVKRKKSNISPNFNFMGQLLDFERSLRLEERRARDGGSGGQESAASDPPSFFTTPTSDGVFELDAT, from the exons ATGGAGGGTCTGGGCCGCTCGTGCCTGTGGCTGCGCCGGGAGCTGTCGCCCCCGCGGCCGCGGCTGCTGCTCCTGGACTGCCGCAGCCGCGAGCTGTACGAGTCGGCGCGCATCGGCGGGGCGCTGAGCGTGGCCCTGCCCGCGCTGCTGCTGCGCCGCCTGCGGCGGGGGAGCCTGTCGGTGCGCGCGCTCCTGCCTGGGCCGCCGCTGCagccgcccccgcccgccccggtgctCCTGTACGACCAGGGCGGGGGCCGGCACCGGCGCGGGGAGGCCGAGGCCGAGGCCGAGGAGTGGGAGGCCGAGTCGGTGCTGGGCACCCTGCTCCAGAAGCTGCGGGAGGAAGGCTACCTGGCCTACTACCTACAGG GTGGCTTCAGCAGATTCCAGGCCGAGTGCCCTCACCTATGTGAGACCAGCCTTGACAGCCGTGGGGGCCCAAGCACAGCCCCGGTGCCCAGCCCAGTGGTGGGGCTGGGCGGCCTGTGCCTGGGCTCCGACTGCTCCGACGCGGAATCCGAGCCCGACCGTGACTCCATGAGCTGTGGCCTGGATTCGGACGGTGCCACGCCCCCCCCAGCGGGGCTGCTGCCGTCCTTCCCCGTCCAGATCCTGCCCAACCTCTACCTGGGCAGTGCCCGGGATTCGGCCAACGTGGAGAGCTTGGCCAAGCTGGGCATCCGCTACATCCTCAATGTCACCCCAAACCTGCCTAACCTCTTCGAGAAGAACGGCGACTTTCACTACAAGCAGATCCCCATCTCGGACCACTGGAGCCAGAACTTGTCCCAGTTCTTTCCGGAGGCCATCGCGTTCATCG ATGAGGCCTTGTCCCAGAACTGCGGGGTGCTCGTTCACTGCCTGGCGGGCGTCAGCCGCTCCGTCACCGTCACCGTGGCCTACCTCATGCAGAAGCTCCACCTCTCGCTCAACGACGCCTACGACCTGGTCAAGCGGAAGAAGTCCAACATCTCGCCCAATTTCAACTTCATGGGGCAGCTGCTGGACTTTGAGCGCAGCCTGCGGCTGGAGGAGCGGCGCGCCCGGGATGGGGGCAGCGGCGGGCAGGAGTCGGCCGCCTCTGACCCGCCCTCCTTCTTCACCACGCCGACCAGCGATGGCGTCTTTGAGCTGGACGCCACATAG